Genomic DNA from Naumovozyma dairenensis CBS 421 chromosome 11, complete genome:
CCCGGGCTGGATATGATCGTGTCCCAGGTGAAGAGCCAATTAACGATGACTTGAACAGCAGCATTCTTCGCCCATCTTTACCTGTAGAACCACCTTCCTATGATTTAGAATCGGCAGAAAATGATAGGCTTATAGAAAACATGGAAATAGAGGCTCCTCAAGGTGACAGTAGTGGCTTAAGTGAACCTTTTTGTGAGAAATTTAAGCGATTTAGAACCACACTCAGTAATAATGTCGTTGTCCCAGTGCGAGAGAAGATTATGGACCCTTTAGCTAGTTTGATGGCCATTGGTTCAGAAAGGATAGATCTCTATTTAAGTAAGATAGGGAATCCATTAATATTAAGGCGGTTTTTTTACGTCTTTTTAATGTCAGCTATCGCTTGGTTTGTCGCGGTTAGTGGATTATTACCCAGTGGGCATGCCAATGGAACTCTTGGAACGTTTTCTAATCataatattcttcttgaatATGCAAAACAATCTTTGGATTTATCAAAGATGGAACGTGATCTAGAGTATTTAAGTAGTATGCCTCACATGTCAGGTACCAAGGGAGATACCGCGATTGCTAAGTACATTCAAGAATCATATAGAGCTAACGGATTGAAGTTAGTGAAAGATATGCAATATAGAGTTCATTCCAACTACCCAGGTAATGTATCATTGACTGCATGGACAAGAGATTCCCCAGACCAAGCAATCGATTTCCCATTGGATGAAAAGAATTTCAATCCATTAGGTTCTAATGgagaattacaaaatgttAATCTAATATATGCATATAAAGGGTCTCTAaatgatttacaaaaattaaaagatgataatattcttaACGAAAATGAtaaggatgatgatgatgctaCTAAAGATTTCGTCCTGTTGATGCATTATGATAAATTCGTCGGTGAACAAATGATGGCAGCACAAGAGCTCGGTGCTAAAGGtgttattttcatttcagAACCTATGGGGGATAACAAAGATATTGTACAAATGAGATCAGTAGGTATTCCACAGTATGGTACAGGTGATGCTTTGACTCCTGGTTGGTTTGGATCTGCGAAAGATGAGATTAATGCAAATGATTCCAAGACGATACCCCATATTCCATCGCTTCCTATATCCAGAGCTCAAGGTGAGAAGTTATTATCTCTAATTCCTAATAATGGTGTCCAGTTCGAAGATAGTGAATTTAGTGGGCATATTGGAGATACGAGGTTGAATATGCAGGTTGAAAATGCAGTACGTGACCATCAAACAATACGTGATATAGTGGGTAAATATGATGGTGGGGAACAAACTGATAAAGCCATTATTATAGGTGCATCTAGAAATTCGATTAATCATGGAGCTATGTATCCAAATACCGGCACTGCGTTATTACTTTCTTTACTACAATTATTCCAAGAAATGAAGTACAAGTATGATTGGAAACCGTTAAGAaacatttattttatatcGTTTGGTGGTAATGAGTTGAATTATGCTGGGTCCACTGAATTGATGGAGCAACGTTTGAACGCAATGAAAGATGAGGTATATACATATGTGGATATCAGTCAATTAGCGATATGGGATGACGAGAAGAAGTTAAATATCCAAGCACATCCTTTACTGCATGATTTTTTCCAGAATACTGAGAGTAGACAAGGCTTTGAGGTTTCAGTCGAACATATTCAACAATATGGTGATTGGATTCCATTTTTGGCCAATGGCATCCCTGTATCAGTGATATCTGCACCGAAAAATAAAGACAAAGAGCTTCCGATAGATACTACTAGAGACACCTTTGAGAATGCGCAGGCGAAACTACGAGATTCTGAGTCAGTCGGTGATTTAGTACTTTATCTATTCCATAAATGTTTAAAATTAGCTGATGAGCCATTAATACCATTCAACGTTGaacaatatattaatatattagGAGGCGAAGTCAATAAGATATCAGAAAAGGCTTCAGGTAAGCTAAATCTGTCAAAATTGATAGAGGATTTAAACAATTGGAGACGACTTGGAATAGAATGGCGAGATTGGAGAGGTGCATGGAATAAAATCGTTTATGAACATGAAAGTGGAGTTGAGCCAGCACCGATTGCGCCCTCAAGGTGGTTATGGAATAGGAAAATATGTGATATCGGTAGACAACAATGTTTGCAGGATGGGTTGCCCGAACATAACTTTTACAAGAACGTTATATTATCACCTAGAATATGGACCCAAGATGCACCTAATGGTGCCTGGATCTTCCCTGCGATAAAAGATGCCATAGTTGATGGCGATTGGAGTAGAGCACAAGAACAGGTAGACGTGGTAGAACAATTACTACAAAAATCAATGATGGACTTTCTATCACAagacaataataataagggACCTTGGTAATGATTGGTTAGATACTACGAAATCCAGGAACTATtgtgttttgtttttttaaatgCTGGATTATTTATAGAAGTATTTAGCACATTTTTCTAAGAAAAAGTGAGCTGTaatgtaataatttcatcatgTAACTTTTCAGAAATTGGAACTAATGTCATTTTATCATTGTCACTTTCTgacatatatttcatttcatttaacGTCGCGTTTTAAATAAACGAAGCTCAATACGAAATTTAAATAGGCGTTAACCGATTCCTAAACGTGGAAAATATCAAGGAAGGATGTTCaactttttattattaatatgatATGGCACTTCTCGAACAAacaattaagaaatatcaTTAGGAAGGTTAAGTCGATTATACTTTCATCAAACCATAAAAAATAGTATCCAAAACGCATAAAAATGTCATTCGTCAAAAACATGTTTTTCGGGGGTGTCAGTACAAGTGAAGATCCTACGGGGCtttccaataataataacgataattCTAGTCCCAATGgaaatgattcaaatcaaGGAGGAGGAATGAATTCTAACGAAGAACCTATCGTTGCCGGTAAGTTTTTCCCTCGaacattatataaattcaATGGACATGATGATGAGAAGATATTCATTAGTATTTTAGGGAAAGTATATGATTGTACTCAAGGTAGACAATTTTATGGACCAAGTGGACCATATGCTAATTTTGCTGGGCATGATGCTTCTCGAGGATTGGCAATGAATTCATTTGAAATGGGATGCGTGAGGGATTGGGATCAACCAATGGATGATTTATCTGATCTGACACAAGATCAACGGgatcaattgaatgattggtatgaatttttccaaaataagTATCCATGCATAGGGGTATTGGTACCAGAACCAGGTgtgaatatataatagCTTATATCGTCTTATTAATAGAAtcatattaatgaaataaaataccGGATTATATGAGCTTActcttcattttcatttgagaaatttttttttatttaattgtaCAGAGAAACATAAAACTATCAAGCATGATCTAGTTTTTTAAAACTTGAAAAGGAGATCAAATTTGGATTGTCCTTGAAAAATGTTATTCttaattgttttttctttaatcgtttattatcattttggCCTTCGGATGTATCgttcaataatatattcttttttcttgttaatAGTCCATATTCAGTAAGTCTGATCGACctttcattatcaaatttcATAATCTGGGGGGTCTGTAAATCATCAGTGAATAAACTTGTacatttaatgatatttttatgatgaaaaattgttttTACATCAGCATGACTCCTCgtcatttttttaattgatcTAACAGTTTGGGCACAAGAGTATGGTTCATTGTTTCCCCTTAAACTTTCAAACATTTTATCGTTCATGTGTGtatccaaatttttcaacttaTATTTACGTCTACTTAGGaatattcttgatttttcatttctttgtAATACATTAATTCGAGGAGGATTCTTACAACCTCTTGGGAAACTTGCAATAACTAATGGTTTCTTCCTTATAGAACGTGGAATTAGTCCACTTGGTAAATTAAGCATATCTTCCACTCTTACTGCTGAGATTGGAGAATCGTTCATGAATTTCCTGTACTGTGTCCTTTT
This window encodes:
- the DAP1 gene encoding Dap1p (similar to Saccharomyces cerevisiae DAP1 (YPL170W); ancestral locus Anc_8.701), which encodes MSFVKNMFFGGVSTSEDPTGLSNNNNDNSSPNGNDSNQGGGMNSNEEPIVAGKFFPRTLYKFNGHDDEKIFISILGKVYDCTQGRQFYGPSGPYANFAGHDASRGLAMNSFEMGCVRDWDQPMDDLSDLTQDQRDQLNDWYEFFQNKYPCIGVLVPEPGVNI
- the OSW1 gene encoding Osw1p (similar to Saccharomyces cerevisiae OSW1 (YOR255W); ancestral locus Anc_8.700), with the translated sequence MRAPPPPRRSKWSFIINIKLKLKRFYTCHKLRKRWDIHQIKRTQYRKFMNDSPISAVRVEDMLNLPSGLIPRSIRKKPLVIASFPRGCKNPPRINVLQRNEKSRIFLSRRKYKLKNLDTHMNDKMFESLRGNNEPYSCAQTVRSIKKMTRSHADVKTIFHHKNIIKCTSLFTDDLQTPQIMKFDNERSIRLTEYGLLTRKKNILLNDTSEGQNDNKRLKKKQLRITFFKDNPNLISFSSFKKLDHA
- the TRE1 gene encoding Tre1p (similar to Saccharomyces cerevisiae TRE2 (YOR256C) and TRE1 (YPL176C); ancestral locus Anc_8.702), whose product is MSSPRDTANTRAGYDRVPGEEPINDDLNSSILRPSLPVEPPSYDLESAENDRLIENMEIEAPQGDSSGLSEPFCEKFKRFRTTLSNNVVVPVREKIMDPLASLMAIGSERIDLYLSKIGNPLILRRFFYVFLMSAIAWFVAVSGLLPSGHANGTLGTFSNHNILLEYAKQSLDLSKMERDLEYLSSMPHMSGTKGDTAIAKYIQESYRANGLKLVKDMQYRVHSNYPGNVSLTAWTRDSPDQAIDFPLDEKNFNPLGSNGELQNVNLIYAYKGSLNDLQKLKDDNILNENDKDDDDATKDFVLLMHYDKFVGEQMMAAQELGAKGVIFISEPMGDNKDIVQMRSVGIPQYGTGDALTPGWFGSAKDEINANDSKTIPHIPSLPISRAQGEKLLSLIPNNGVQFEDSEFSGHIGDTRLNMQVENAVRDHQTIRDIVGKYDGGEQTDKAIIIGASRNSINHGAMYPNTGTALLLSLLQLFQEMKYKYDWKPLRNIYFISFGGNELNYAGSTELMEQRLNAMKDEVYTYVDISQLAIWDDEKKLNIQAHPLLHDFFQNTESRQGFEVSVEHIQQYGDWIPFLANGIPVSVISAPKNKDKELPIDTTRDTFENAQAKLRDSESVGDLVLYLFHKCLKLADEPLIPFNVEQYINILGGEVNKISEKASGKLNLSKLIEDLNNWRRLGIEWRDWRGAWNKIVYEHESGVEPAPIAPSRWLWNRKICDIGRQQCLQDGLPEHNFYKNVILSPRIWTQDAPNGAWIFPAIKDAIVDGDWSRAQEQVDVVEQLLQKSMMDFLSQDNNNKGPW